In the genome of Vidua chalybeata isolate OUT-0048 chromosome 36 unlocalized genomic scaffold, bVidCha1 merged haplotype SUPER_36_unloc_1, whole genome shotgun sequence, the window atccccattgtccccaatcACTGACTCCCAGTACTCCCAATATCCCCAATcacccattcccagttctcccagtattcccagtatccccagtatccccaatcacccattcccagttctcccagtactcccagtatccccagtagCGGTGACCCCGGCCCAGACGCGGTAGCGGTGGTTGAGCCGGGGGTGGCCGTGCAGGCCGTAGCGCGAGCCCAGtgatcccagtgtccccagtgaccaattcccagtatccccattgtccccaatcACTGattcccagtactcccagttctcccagtactcccagtatccccaatcacccattcccagttctcccagtactcccagtactcccagtatCCATGACCCCGGCCCACACCCGGTACCCGTGGTTGAGTTTGGGGTGGCCGTGCAGGCCGTAGTGCGAGCCCAGTgatcccagtatccccagtaaccaattcccagtatccccattgtccccaatcACTGattcccagtactcccagtatCCCCAATCACCGattcccagtactcccagtattcccagtactcccagtatCCATGACCCCGGCCCAGATGCGGTACCGGTGGTTGAGTTTGGGGTGGCCGTGCAGGCCGTAGCGCGAGCCCAGTGTCCAaatcccagtgatcccagtatccccagtgaccaattcccagtatccccagtatccccaATCACCcattcccagtattcccagtactcccagtatccccagtatccGTGACCCCAGCCCAGACGCGGTAGCGGTGGTTGAGCCGGGGGTGGCCGTGCAGGCCGTAGCGCGAGCCCAGTGATCCCAGTatcccattcccagtatccccattgtccccagtATTCCCAATCACCCattcccagtactcccagtactcccagtatccccagtagCGGTGACCCCGGCCCAGACGCGGTAGCGGTGGTTCAGCCGGGGGTGGCCGTGCAGGCCGTAGTGCGAGCCCAGTgatcccagtatccccagtgaCCAattcccagtactcccagtatccccaatcacccattcccagttctcccagtactcccagtactcccagtatCCATGACCCCGGCCCACACCCGGTACCCGTGGTTGAGTTTGGGGTGGCCGTGCAGGCCGTAGCGCGAGCCCAGTGATCCCAGTatcccattcccagtatccccattgtccccagtATTCCCAATCACCCattcccagtactcccagtgctcccagtatccccagtagCGGTGACCCCGGCCCAGACGCGGTAGCGGTGGTTCAGCCGGGGGTGGCCGTGCAGGCCGTAGCGCGAGCCCAGCGATCCCAGTAACcaattcccagtatccccagtatccccagtgaCCAATTCCCAGTATTCCCAATCACCcattcccagtattcccagtactcccagtatccccagtagCGGTGACCCCGGCCCAGACGCGGTAGCGGTGGTTGAGTCTGGGGTGGCCGTGCAGGCCGTAGCGCGAGCCCAGTgatcccagtatccccagtgacccattcccagtatccccattgtccccagtcacccattcccagtattcccagtactcccagtatccccagtagCGGTGACCCCGGCCCAGACGCGGTAGCGGTGGTTGAGCCGGGGGTGGCCGTGCAGGCCGTAGCGCGAGCCCAGCGCGCCCTGGGCGCAGGCGCGGCCGTAGAAGACGCGGCGCACGCGGGCGTGCAGCAGCGCCATGGCGCACAGCGCGCACGGCTCGCGCGTCACGAACACGTCGCAGCCCGACAGCAGGTACCCGCCCGCGGCGTCGTCCGTGACGTCATCCGCGACGTCGCCCGCGGCGGCGCCCTCGGGGCGCTCGGCCGCCCCCGGGATGACGTAGCCCGTCAGGTCCACGGGGACGTCGCCGagggccagcagctccagcgGGATGGTGGCCGCGGTGACGTCATCGGTGACGTCATTGGGGGCACCTGGGTCCACGGTGACGTCAGCGATGGTGGAGTCGGTGATGACGTCATTGGTGTCATTGGGGTCCACGGTGACGTCACAGATTGTGGAGTCAGTGATGACGTCATTGGCGGCACCTGGGTTCACGGTGACGTCACGGATGGTGGAGTCAGTGATGACGTCATCGGTGTCACCACGGGTGGCATCACGGTCCTTGGTGACGTCACGGATGGTGGAGTCAGTGATGACGTCATCGGTGTCACCACGGGTGGCACTGGGGTCCGTGATGACGTCACAGATTGTGGAGTCAGTGATGACGTCATTGGCGGCATCGGGGTCCACGGTGACGTCACGGATGGTGGAGTTCGTGATGACGTCACTGGTGTCACCGATGGTGGCATCACGGTCCTTGGTCACCCCTGAGATCACGTGACCCGCCAGGTCCACGGCGACGTCACGGAAGATGGCGTCGCCGATGACGTCACCGGCGCCCCCGTCGCCCACGGCGACGTCACGGTGGCCGGCGGTGACGTCACCGCCGCCCGTGACGACGTCACCGGCCCCGACCTTGGCGACCTTGGCCGCGACGCCGCCGTCCCCGGGGTGTCCCctccgccgcgcccgccccgtGACGTCACTGGCCGCCGTGGTGATGTCACCGCGCCCTTGGCGACAccgtgctgtccccaggctgtcccccgGCCCTCGGTGGCCACACTCGGGTGTCCCCACTGGCCCTTGGTGGCCACACCGCGCTGTCCCCGTGACgtcactgtccccagtgtcccctggcTCTTGGTGGCCAcgctctgctgtcccctctaTCCTTTGGTGGCCACACTCGGATGTCCCTTGGTAGCCGCGCTCTGCTGTCCTTTCTGTCCCTTGGTGGCCACACTCTGCCGTCCCTTGGTAGCCACACTTTGATGGCCCCATGATGTCACTGTTCCCAGTGTCCCTTGGCCCTTGGTGGCCACACTCTGCTGTCCCTTGGTGGCCACgttctgctgtcccctctgtcccttggTAGCCACGCTCTGCTGTCCCTTGGTGGCCAcgctctgctgtcccctctgtccttTGGTAGCCACGCTCTGCTGTCCCTTGGTGGCCACACTTGGATGTCCCCTCTATCCTTTGGTAGCCAgactctgctgtcccctccgTCCCTCGGTGGCCACCCTGTGCTGTCCCTCGGTGGCCAcgctctgctgtcccctctaTCCTTTGGTAGCCAcgctctgctgtcccctccgTCCCCCGGtggccgcgccgcgcccgcgccACGCGCTCGATGACGTCCATGGCGGCGTGCCGCAGCGGGTGCCACCCTtcgtccccgtccccgtccccgtgGTGGTGGCCACCGCCGCCGCGCCGGTCCCAGCCCACGGCCAGCACCCTCCCGGTGCGGGGGtccagcgccgccgcccccgccgccctcccGGCGCCCGCGGCGCGCGCCACCGCCATggccgcccgcgccgccgccgcctcccgcgccGACAGCGCCGGCGGCCgcgcccgcgccgcgccccggccccgccacGGCCAcagccccgccgcccgcgccgcccgcgcctCCGCGCCCGGCGCCGGAGCCCGGCCCGGCAACCGCACCCGGAACGGGCGGCCCAGGGAGCCGGGACACAGAGCGGGCACACCGCGGGGaatggggggactggggggaatggggggaatgggggcactgggagcactggggggaatggggggagtcagactgggagcactgggagcactggggggactggggggaatGGGAGGAGTcagactgggagcactggggggaatggggggaatgggggcactggggggactgggagcactgggagcactgggagcactgggaacactgggagcactgggagcactgggaacactgggagcactgggggcactggggggactgggagcactgggaacactgggagcactgggagcactgggagcactgggaacactgggaacactgggggcactgggagcactggggggactgggagcactgggggcactggggggactgggagcactggggggaatggggggagtcagactgggagcactgggagcactggggggactggggggaatggggggagtcagactgggagcactgggagcactgggagcactggggggaatggggggaatgggaacactggggggactgggagcactgggagcactgggaacactgggaacactgggggcactgggagcactgggagcactggggggactggggggactgggagcactgggaacactgggaacactgggaacactgggggcactgggagcactggggggactggcgggactggggggactggggggaatGGGAGGAATGGGGAGAGtcatactgggagcactggggggactGGTCATACTGGGAGGAGtcttactgggagcactgggagcactggggggaaTGGGGGCAATGGGGGAACTGGtcatactgggagcactggggggagTCATACTGGGAGGACTGGtcatactgggagcactggggggagtcatactggtggcactggtcatactgggagcactggtggcactgggggcacCAGTACAACCGGTCTGACTGGTCttactggtggcactgggactcGAGGCACcggtggcactggtggcactggtggcactggtggcgCTGCTCTTACTGGTCAAACTGGTCCAACTGGGATCCTCAGAGTCCCCGGTCACGCTGCTcttactggtgttactggtcttactggtgttactggtgttactggtgtcCGTGGTGCCAGTGGcgttactggtgttactggtgctgctgctggcactggtgTTACTGGTTTTACTGGTcttactggtgttactggtgttactggtcCCAGTTCCAGCCCCGGGGGTGGCCGTGACGTAATCGGTGACGTAATCGGCGTCGTCGGTGACGTCATCGGCGATGATGTAATCGATGGGGGCCGCGTCACCTGCGcgagcccagtgctcccagtaagggctcccagtgctcccagtaagggctcccagtaacccccagtgctcccagtaagggctcccagtaacccccagtgctcccagtaagggctcccagtaacccccagtgctcccagtaacccccagtgctcccagtaagggctcccagtaacccccagtgctcccagtaacccccagtgct includes:
- the LOC128782697 gene encoding collagen alpha-1(I) chain-like; this encodes MDPPTALGAGPAPVPAPPPPRAVPWWGEGRGRGLPVLGGWAAPLLLPRETPRLLRALPPLPHLAHLKRLRAGPGGAELLLGLDHAHGDAAPIDYIIADDVTDDADYVTDYVTATPGAGTGTSNTSNTSKTSKTSNTSASSSTSNTSNATGTTDTSNTSNTSKTSNTSKSSVTGDSEDPSWTSLTSKSSATSATSATSATGASSPSATSKTSQTGCTGAPSATSAPSMTSATSMTPPSAPSMTSPPSMTPPSAPSMTSSPIAPIPPSAPSAPSKTPPSMTSPPSAPSMTLPIPPIPPSPPSPASPPSAPSAPSVPSVPSVPSAPSPPSPPSAPSAPSAPSVPSVPSAPSAPSPPSVPIPPIPPSAPSAPSAPSLTPPIPPSPPSAPSAPSLTPPIPPSAPSPPSAPSAPSPPSAPSAPSVPSVPSAPSAPSAPSVPSAPSPPSAPSAPSVPSAPSAPSVPSAPSAPSAPSPPSAPIPPIPPSAPSLTPPIPPSPPSAPSAPSLTPPIPPSAPSAPIPPIPPSPPIPRGVPALCPGSLGRPFRVRLPGRAPAPGAEARAARAAGLWPWRGRGAARARPPALSAREAAAARAAMAVARAAGAGRAAGAAALDPRTGRVLAVGWDRRGGGGHHHGDGDGDEGWHPLRHAAMDVIERVARARRGHRGTEGTAERGYQRIEGTAERGHRGTAQGGHRGTEGTAESGYQRIEGTSKCGHQGTAERGYQRTEGTAERGHQGTAERGYQGTEGTAERGHQGTAECGHQGPRDTGNSDIMGPSKCGYQGTAECGHQGTERTAERGYQGTSECGHQRIEGTAERGHQEPGDTGDSDVTGTARCGHQGPVGTPECGHRGPGDSLGTARCRQGRGDITTAASDVTGRARRRGHPGDGGVAAKVAKVGAGDVVTGGGDVTAGHRDVAVGDGGAGDVIGDAIFRDVAVDLAGHVISGVTKDRDATIGDTSDVITNSTIRDVTVDPDAANDVITDSTICDVITDPSATRGDTDDVITDSTIRDVTKDRDATRGDTDDVITDSTIRDVTVNPGAANDVITDSTICDVTVDPNDTNDVITDSTIADVTVDPGAPNDVTDDVTAATIPLELLALGDVPVDLTGYVIPGAAERPEGAAAGDVADDVTDDAAGGYLLSGCDVFVTREPCALCAMALLHARVRRVFYGRACAQGALGSRYGLHGHPRLNHRYRVWAGVTATGDTGSTGNTGNG